In one Salvelinus sp. IW2-2015 linkage group LG26, ASM291031v2, whole genome shotgun sequence genomic region, the following are encoded:
- the cnot1 gene encoding CCR4-NOT transcription complex subunit 1 isoform X16 yields the protein MNLDSLSLALSQISYLVDNLTKKNYRASQQEIQHIVNRHGPEADRHLLRCLFSHVDFSGDGKSSGKDFHQFLIQECVSLISKPNFISTLCYAIDNPLHYQKSLKPSAHLFTQLSKVLKLSKVQEVIFGLALLNSCNADLRGFAAQFVKQKLPDLLRSYVDADLGVNQEGGFQDIAIEVLHLLLSHLLFGQKGASGVGQEQIDAFLKTLCRDFPQARCPVVLAPLLYPEKRDILMDRILPDSGELAKTMMESSLAEFMQEVGYGFCASLDECRNIILQYGVREVTASQVARVLGMMARTHSGLSDGIPLQSISAPGSGIWSDGKDKSDGSQAHTWNVEVLIDVVKEVNPNLNFKEVTYELDHPGFMIRDSKGLQMVVYGIQRGLGMEVFPVDLIYRPWKHAEGQLSFIQHSLMSPDVFCFADYPCHTVAIDILKAPPEDDNREIATWKSLDLVESLLRLSEVGQYEQVKQLFSFPIKHCPDMLVLALLQISTSWHTLRHELISTLMPIFLGNHPNSAIILHYAWHGQGQSPSIRQLIMHSMAEWYMRGEQYDQAKLSRILDVAQDLKSLSMLLNGTPFAFVIDLAALASRREYLKLDKWLTDKIREHGEPFIQACVTFLKRRCPSIMGGLAPEKDQPKSAQLPPETMATMLGCLQSCAGSVSQELSETILTMVANCSNVMNKARQPPPGVMPKGRAPSTSSLDAISPVQMDPLTAMGSLNLSSSATSHTQSMQGFPTPLSSAFSNPQSPAKAFPPLSNPNPSTPFGGIGSLSSQLGNTGPLGSGIGSGLGMPAVSSDPFGTRKMSTPGLNPTTFQQSKMKASDLSQVWPEANQHFSKEIDDEANSYFQRIYNHPPHPTMSVDEVLEMLQRFKDSTIKREREVFNCMLRNLFEEYRFFPQYPDKELHITACLFGGIIEKGLVTYMALGLALRYVLEALRKPFGSKMYYFGIAALDRFKNRLKDYPQYCQHLASIGHFLQFPLTLQEYIEYGQQSRDPPVKMQGSITTPGSLALAQAQAQSQPPKAPQPGQPSTLVTTATTTTTVAKTTTITRPTPGSFKKDVPPSINTTNIDTLLVATDQTERIVEPPENVQEKIAFIFNNLSQSNMTQKVEELKETVKEEFMPWVSQYLVMKRVSIEPNFHSLYSNFLDTLKNPEFVKMVLNETYRNIKVLLTSDKAAANFSDRSLLKNLGHWLGMITLAKNKPILYTDLEVKSLLLEAYVKGQQELLYVVPFVAKVLESSLRSVIFRPQNPWTMAIMNVLAELHTEHDLKLNLKFEIEVLCKNLSLDINDLKPGTLLKDKDKLKSLEEQLSAPKKEAKPPEEMIPIVSTGIQHFQTGMPLVGDFLPFAAAPSTPAPTTACSATGPPTPQFSYHDINVYALAGLAPHINININIPLLQAHPQLKQCVRQSIERAVQELVHPVVDRSIKIAMTTCEQIVRKDFALDSEESRMRVAAHHMMRNLTAGMAMITCREPLLMSIATNLKNSFAAALRAPTPQQREMMEEAAARVAQDNCELACCFIQKTAVEKAGPEMDKRLATEFELRKHARQEGRRYCDPVVLTYQAERMPEQIRLKVGGVDPKQLAVYEEFARNVPGFLPSNDLSQPTGFLAQPMKQQAWATDDVAQIYDKCMADLEQHLHAIPPALAMNPQTQALRSLLEAVALARNSRDGIAALGLLQKAVEGLLDATSGADADLLLRYRECHLLVLKALQDGRAYGPLWCNKQITRCLIECRDEYKYNVEAVELLIRNHLVNMQQYDLHLAQSMENGLHYMAVAFAMQLVKLLLVDERSVSHITEADLFHTIETLMRTSAHSRANAPEGLPQLMDVVRSNYEAMIDRAHGGPNFMMHSGISQASEYDDPPGLREKAEYLLREWVNLYHSAAAGRDSTKAFSAFVGQMHQQGILKTDDLITRFFRLCTEMCVEISYRAQAEQQHNPAASAAIIRAKCYHNLDAFVRLIALLVKHSGEATNTVTKINLLNKVLGIVVGVLIQDHDVRQTEFQQLPYHRIFIMLLLELNAPEHVLETINFQTLTAFCNTFHILRPTKAPGFVYAWLELISHRIFIARMLAHTPQQKGWPMYAQLLIDLFKYLAPFLRNVELNKPMQILYKGTLRVLLVLLHDFPEFLCDYHYGFCDVIPPNCIQLRNLILSAFPRNMRLPDPFTPNLKVDMLSEINIAPRILTNFTGVMPSQFKKDLDSYLKTRSPVTFLSELRSNLQVSNEPGNRYNIQLINALVLYVGTQAIAHIHNKGSTPSMSTITHSAHMDIFQNLAVDLDTEGRYLFLNAIANQLRYPNSHTHYFSCTMLYLFAEANTEAIQEQITRVLLERLIVNRPHPWGLLITFIELIKNPAFKFWSHDFVHCAPEIEKLFQSVAQCCMGQKQAQQVMEGTGAS from the exons ATGAATCTTGACTCGCTCTCGCTGGCTTTGTCTCAAATCAGCTACCTGGTGGACAATTTAACAAAGAAAAACtacagagccagccagcaggaaaTACAGCAT ATTGTGAATCGTCACGGCCCTGAGGCGGACAGGCATTTATTACGCTGTCTCTTCTCCCATGTGGATTTCAGTGGTGATGGTAAAAGCAGTGGCAAAGATTTTCATCAG TTTCTGATCCAGGAGTGTGTTTCACTGATTTCAAAGCCTAATTTTATTTCAACACTTTGCTACGCCATCGACAATCCTTTGCACTACCAGAAG AGTTTGAAGCCGTCGGCCCACTTGTTTACTCAGTTGAGTAAAGTTCTCAAGCTAAGCAAGGTTCAAGAA GTGATATTTGGCCTTGCTTTGCTCAATTCGTGCAACGCAGACCTTCGTGGTTTTG CCGCGCAGTTCGTCAAACAAAAGCTCCCTGATCTCCTCCGCTCGTACGTGGACGCGGACCTTGGCGTTAACCAGGAAGGTGGCTTCCAAGATATTGCCATAGAGGTCCTGCACCTGCTCCTCTCCCATCTTCTGTTTGGCCAGAAGGGAGCCAGTGGCGTCGGACAAGAGCAGATTGACGCTTTCCTCAAGACACTGTGCAGAG atttCCCGCAGGCGCGCTGCCCTGTGGTGCTTGCACCGCTGCTGTACCCTGAAAAACGGGACATTCTGATGGACAGGATTCTGCCAGACTCGGGAGAGTTAGCCAAGACCATGATGGAGAGTTCTCTTGCAGAGTTCATGCAGGAAGTTGGCTATGGCTTTTGTGCAAG TCTTGATGAATGCCGCAACATAATTCTGCAGTATGGGGTGCGAGAGGTTACTGCCAGCCAGGTGGCCAGGGTCCTGGGGATGATGGCTCGTACCCACTCTGGCTTGTCTGATGGAATCCCCCTACAG TCCATCTCTGCTCCGGGCAGTGGCATTTGGAGTGATGGAAAGGACAAAAGTGATGGTTCTCAGGCCCACACTTGGAATGTAGAAGTTCTGATTGACGTGGTCAAAGAAGTT AACCCCAATCTGAACTTCAAAGAGGTGACCTACGAGCTCGATCACCCTGGCTTTATGATCCGGGACAGTAAGGGACTTCAGATGGTGGTGTATGGGATCCAGAGGGGCCTGGGCATGGAGGTGTTCCCTGTCGACCTCATCTATCGGCCCTGGAAGCATGCTGAGGGACAG CTGTCATTCATTCAGCACTCCCTCATGAGCCCAGATGTGTTCTGCTTCGCTGACTACCCCTGCCACACCGTAGCCATCGACATACTGAAGGCGCCACCCGAGGACGATAACAGGGAGATAGCCACCTG GAAGAGCCTGGACCTGGTGGAGAGCCTCCTGCGCCTCTCTGAGGTGGGTCAGTACGAGCAGGTGAAGCAGCTCTTCAGTTTCCCCATCAAGCACTGTCCTGACATGCTGGTGCTGGCGCTGCTGCAGATCAGCACCTCCTGGCACACCCTGCGCCACGAGCTCATCTCCACCCTCATGCCCATCTTCCTGGGCAACCATCCCAACTCTGCCATCATCTTGCACTACGCGTGGCACGGACAGGGCCAGTCCCCCTCTATCCGTCAGCTGATCATGCACTCGATGGCAGAGTGGTACATGAGAGGAGAGCAGTACGACCAGGCCAAGCTGTCCCGCATCCTGGATGTGGCCCAGGACTTGAAG tctctttcaATGCTGCTAAATGGTACTCCATTTGCCTTTGTTATTGACCTTGCTGCACTTGCCTCTCGCCGTGAATACCTCAAACTTGACAAATGGCTGACTGACAAAATCCGAGAGCACGGG GAGCCCTTCATCCAGGCATGTGTAACGTTCCTGAAGAGACGCTGTCCCTCTATTATGGGTGGTCTGGCCCCAGAGAAGGACCAGCCCAAAAGCGCCCAGCTCCCCCCGGAAACGATGGCTACCATGCTGGGCTGTCTGCAGTCCTGTGCAGG GAGTGTGTCTCAAGAGCTCTCTGAGACTATCTTGACCATGGTTGCCAACTGTAGCAACGTCATGAACAAAGCCCGCCAGCCACCACCGGGGGTCATGCCAAAGGGACGTGCTCCCAGCACCAGCAGCCTAGACGCCATTTCCCCTGTGCAG ATGGATCCCCTGACAGCCATGGGTTCGCTGAACCTGAGCAGCTCTGccacctctcacacacagagcATGCAGGGCTTCCCTACCCCGCTGAGCTCTGCCTTCAGCAACCCCCAGTCCCCAGCTAAGGCCTTCCCTCCACTGTCCAACCCCAACCCCAGCACACCATTTGGGGGGATTGGAAGCCTCTCTTCACAGCTAGGTAACACAG GTCCGCTGGGATCAGGCATTGGTTCTGGTCTTGGAATGCCAGCGGTGAGCAGCGATCCGTTTGGGACGAGGAAGATGAGCACACCGGGCCTGAATCCGACCACCTTTCAGCAGAGTAAGATGAAGGCCT CTGACCTATCTCAGGTGTGGCCCGAGGCTAACCAGCACTTTAGTAAGGAGATTGACGATGAGGCTAACAGTTACTTCCAGCGCATCTACAatcaccccccacaccccaccaTGTCTGTGGATGAG gtgctggagatgttgcagAGGTTCAAGGACTCCACCATCAAGCGAGAGCGGGAGGTCTTTAACtgtatgctgaggaacttgtTTGAGGAGTACCGCTTCTTCCCCCAGTACCCTGACAAGGAGCTGCACATCACCGCCTGCCTGTTCGGGGGGATCATCGAGAAGGGTCTTGTCACCTACATGGCCCTTGGGCTGGCCCTCAGATATGTCCTTGAAGCCTTAAGGAAGCCATTTGGATCCAAAATGTATTACTTTGGAATCGCTGCTCTAGATAGATTCAAAAATAG GCTGAAGGACTATCCCCAATATTGTCAGCATTTGGCCTCGATCGGCCACTTTCTGCAATTCCCCCTTACTTTACAAGAG TATATAGAGTATGGCCAACAGTCACGGGATCCTCCAGTGAAGATGCAAGGATCCATCACCACCCCTGGGAGCCTGGCGTTGGCTCAAGCTCAGGCCCAGTCTCAGCCTCCCAAAGCCCCCCAGCCTGGACAGCCCAGCACACTGGTCACCAcagctaccaccaccaccactgtcgCCAAAACCACTACCATCACACGACCTACCCCTGGCAGCTTCAAGAAGGATGTGCCG CCCTCCATCAACACCACAAACATTGACACTCTGCTAGTAGCAACAGACCAAACCGAGAGGATTGTGGAACCCCCAGAAAATGTTCAAGAGAAAATTGCTTTCATCTTCAATAACCTGTCACAATCCAACATGACACAGAAG GTTGAGGAGTTAAAGGAAACTGTGAAAGAGGAGTTTATGCCCTGGGTCTCCCAGTATCTGGTCATGAAGAGGGTCAGCATCGAGCCCAACTTCCACAGCCTATACTCCAACTTTCTAGACACTCTGAAGAACCCTGAGTTTGTCAAAATGGTCCTGAATGAAACTTACAGAAACATCAAG GTTCTCCTTACCTCTGATAAGGCAGCTGCAAACTTCTCTGATCGATCCCTACTGAAGAATTTGGGCCACTGGCTTGGCATGATCACTCTGGCAAAAAACAAGCCCATCCTCTACACG gATTTGGAGGTAAAATCCCTCTTGTTGGAAGCCTATGTCAAGGGGCAGCAGGAGCTACTGTATGTGGTCCCGTTTGTGGCCAAAGTCCTGGAATCCAGTTTGCGTAGCGTG ATCTTCCGACCTCAGAATCCCTGGACCATGGCCATCATGAATGTTCTGGCAGAGTTGCATACGGAACATGATCTGAAG CTGAACTTAAAGTTTGAGATTGAGGTGCTGTGTAAGAACTTATCACTGGACATCAATGACCTGAAGCCTGGCACCCTGCTGAAAGACAAAGACAAGTTGAAGAGTCTGGAGGAGCAGCTCTCTGCACCAAAGAAAGAGGCCAAGCCCCCTGAAGAAATGATCCCTATTGTTAGCACAGGTATCCAGCACTTTCAAACTGGGATGCCCCTTGTCG GAGACTTTCTTCCATTTGCAGCTGCACCATCCACTCCCGCCCCAACCACCGCTTGCTCAGCTACTGGGCCCCCTACCCCGCAGTTTAGCTATCATGACATCAATGTGTACGCCCTTGCAGGGCTAGCCCCTCACATCAATATCAACATCAAC ATCCCCTTGCTTCAAGCCCACCCTCAGCTCAAGCAGTGTGTGAGACAGTCCATTGAGCGGGCCGTGCAAGAGCTCGTCCACCCCGTAGTGGACCGCTCCATCAAGATCGCCATGACAACCTGCGAGCAGATCGTCAGGAAGGACTTTGCTCTGGACTCGGAGGAGTCGCGCATGCGTGTGGCAGCTCATCATATGATGCGCAACCTGACTGCCGGCATGGCCATGATCACCTGCCGGGAGCCCCTGCTCATGAGCATCGCCACCAACCTGAAGAACAGCTTTGCTGCTGCCCTCAGG GCCCCCACCCCCcagcagagagagatgatggaggagGCTGCTGCCAGGGTCGCCCAGGACAACTGTGAGCTGGCCTGCTGCTTCATCCAGaagactgcagtggagaaggctGGCCCAGAGATGGACAAGAGGCTGGCAACG GAGTTTGAGCTGAGGAAGCATGCCCGTCAGGAGGGCCGTCGCTACTGTGACCCCGTTGTGCTGACCTACCAGGCCGAGCGCATGCCAGAGCAGATCAGACTCAAG GTTGGAGGCGTAGACCCCAAACAGCTGGCAGTGTATGAGGAGTTTGCCCGGAATGTTCCAGGCTTCCTACCCAGCAACGACCTGTCTCAGCCCACAGGATTCCTTGCCCAACCCATGAAG caacaggcaTGGGCCACGGATGACGTTGCTCAGATCTATGACAAGTGCATGGCAGACCTGGAGCAGCACCTCCACGCCATCCCTCCCGCGCTGGCCATGAACCCTCAGACCCAGGCTTTGCGCAGCCTGCTGGAGGCCGTGGCCCTAGCCAGGAACTCCCGGGACGGCATCGCCGCTCTGGGCCTGCTGCAGAAG GCTGTGGAGGGTCTGCTGGATGCTACCAGTGGTGCCGATGCTGACTTGCTTCTGCGGTATAGAGAGTGCCACCTGCTGGTGCTCAAAGCCCTCCAGGACGGCCGGGCATACGGGCCACTGTGGTGCAACAAGCAGATTACCAG GTGCCTGATTGAGTGCCGTGATGAGTACAAGTACAACGTGGAGGCTGTGGAGCTGCTGATCAGAAACCACCTGGTCAACATGCAGCAGTATGACCTGCACCTGGCACAG TCTATGGAGAATGGGCTGCACTACATGGCGGTGGCGTTTGCCATGCAGCTGGTGAAGCTGCTGTTGGTGGATGAGCGCAGTGTGAGCCACATTACCGAGGCAGACTTGTTCCACACTATCGAGACTCTGATGCGAACCAGCGCCCACTCCAGGGCCAACGCACCTGAGGG GCTTCCTCAGCTGATGGACGTGGTCCGTTCCAACTACGAGGCCATGATCGACCGGGCCCACGGAGGACCCAACTTTATGATGCACTCTGGCATCTCCCAGGCATCCGAGTACGACGACCCGCCGGGCCTGAGGGAGAAGGCTGAGTACCTGCTGAGGGAATGGGTCAACCTGTACCATTCTGCAGCCGCCGGCCGGGACAGCACCAAGGCCTTCTCTGCCtttgtgggacag ATGCACCAGCAGGGCATTCTGAAGACCGATGACCTGATCACTCGTTTCTTCCGGCTGTGCACGGAGATGTGTGTGGAGATCAGCTACCGTGCGcaggccgagcagcagcacaacccCGCGGCCAGCGCCGCCATCATCAGGGCCAAGTGTTACCACAACCTGGACGCCTTTGTGCGCCTCATCGCCCTGCTGGTCAAGCACTCCGGAGAGGCCACCAACACTGTCACCAAGATCAACCTGCTCAACAAG GTTCTAGGTATTGTGGTTGGAGTGTTGATCCAGGACCATGATGTGAGACAGACTGAGTTCCAGCAGTTGCCTTACCACCGCATCTTCATCATGCTGTTGCTCGAGCTCAATGCCCCCGAGCACGTGCTCGAGACCATCAACTTCCAGACCCTCACCGCCTTCTG CAACACTTTCCACATCCTGAGGCCTACCAAAGCCCCTGGCTTTGTTTACGCTTGGCTGGAGTTGATCTCTCACCGTATCTTCATCGCCAGGATGCTGGCGCACACCCCACAGCAGAAG GGTTGGCCCATGTATGCGCAACTTCTCATTGATCTGTTCAAGTACCTGGCGCCCTTCCTGAGGAATGTTGAGCTTAACAAACCTATGCAAATCCTCTACAAG GGTACCCTGCGCGTCCTTCTGGTCCTACTGCATGACTTCCCAGAGTTCCTGTGCGACTACCACTACGGCTTCTGCGACGTCATCCCGCCCAACTGCATCCAGCTCCGCAACCTGATTCTGAGTGCCTTCCCACGCAACATGAGGCTTCCAGACCCCTTCACTCCCAATCTGAAG GTTGACATGCTCAGCGAGATCAACATCGCTCCGCGCATCCTCACAAACTTCACCGGAGTGATGCCCTCTCAGTTCAAGAAGGATCTGGACTCGTACCTGAAGACACGCTCCCCCGTCACCTTCCTCTCTGAGCTCCGCAGCAATCTGCAG GTGTCAAATGAGCCAGGCAACCGTTACAACATCCAGCTGATCAACGCTCTGGTGCTGTATGTGGGAACCCAGGCCATCGCACACATCCACAACAAGGGCAGCACCCCCTCCATGAGCACCATCACTCACTCAGCCCACATGGACATCTTCCAGAACCTGGCTGTGGACCTGGACACTGAGG GGCGTTATCTCTTCCTGAATGCCATTGCCAATCAGCTGCGCTACCCAAACAGCCACACCCATTACTTCAGCTGCACCATGCTGTACCTGTTTGCTGAGGCCAACACTGAGGCAATCCAGGAGCAGATTACCAG GGTTCTTCTGGAGAGGCTGATTGTGAACAGGCCTCATCCCTGGGGACTGCTCATCACCTTCATCGAGCTCATCAAGAATCCCGCCTTTAAGTTCTGGAGCCACGACTTTGTACACTGTGCCCCGGAGATCGAGAA gttgttCCAGTCAGTGGCTCAGTGCTGCATGGGGCAAAAGCAGGCTCAGCAGGTGATGGAGGGCACTGGtgccagttag